The genomic stretch CCAACCTCGTGGCGTGCGACGACGAGCTCTTGCCGCGACAGGAGCGCAACCTCGAGGAGCAGGTGGGCGTGCCGGTGATCGACCGCACGGCGATCATCCTCGACATCTTCGCCGACCATGCGCAGTCGGCGGAGGGCAAGCTTCAGGTGGAGCTGGCGCAGCTCGAGTACAACCTCGCGCGCATGCGCGGCCTGTGGACGCACCTCGAGCGCCTCGGTGGCGGCATCGGCACGAGGGGACCGGGCGAGAGTCAGATCGAGACCGATCGCCGCCTCGCGCGCGACCGTATCTCGGCGTTGAAGCGCCGACTCGAGCGCACGAAGGCCGGACGCGAGGTGATGCGCGCCGAACGCGAGCGCGCGCACCTGCCCACCGTCGCGCTGGCTGGCTACACGAACGCGGGCAAGTCCACCCTGCTGAACGCCTTGACCGGCGCGAGCGTCGGCGTGCAGGACAGGCTGTTCCACACGCTCGATCCCACCACGCGCACCTTCGAGATCAGCGGCCGGCGCTACCTGCTCACGGACACCGTCGGCTTCATCCGCAAGCTGCCGCATCAACTCGTCGACGCGTTCGCGGCCACGCTGGAGGAGGCGCTCGAGGCGGATCTGATCCTCCACGTGGCCGACGCCTCCGCTCCGGAGGAGGAGCTGATCGAGCAGCTCGACGCCGTGGACGAGGTGCTGGCGGAGATCGGGGCGGCGGAGCGGCCACGGCTCCTTGCTCTGAACAAGGTCGACCTGCTGGACGACGCTC from Thermoleophilaceae bacterium encodes the following:
- the hflX gene encoding GTPase HflX, producing the protein MERGRNGRAGESRYGEGIRNPRARQRALCIAAGPEEPDLSELRELLRTAGVAVAGEMTQRRTGPDPDRYFGKGKLAELKQAIKESDANLVACDDELLPRQERNLEEQVGVPVIDRTAIILDIFADHAQSAEGKLQVELAQLEYNLARMRGLWTHLERLGGGIGTRGPGESQIETDRRLARDRISALKRRLERTKAGREVMRAERERAHLPTVALAGYTNAGKSTLLNALTGASVGVQDRLFHTLDPTTRTFEISGRRYLLTDTVGFIRKLPHQLVDAFAATLEEALEADLILHVADASAPEEELIEQLDAVDEVLAEIGAAERPRLLALNKVDLLDDARRRELSFRHRGAVQISATSGEGLDALAEAIEARFLATLKPMELLVPYDEGGRLSELHDLAGEMEREDTPEGAHIRARVPAGVAARFERFSVNGYANGSAPEDE